One genomic window of Equus caballus isolate H_3958 breed thoroughbred chromosome 6, TB-T2T, whole genome shotgun sequence includes the following:
- the DDN gene encoding dendrin: MLDGQLFSEGPDSPGELQDEESGSCLWVQKSKLLVIEVKTISCHYSRLAPPRQLMDFHASHWARGPQSRTCGPRPGSPEPPPRRPWASRVLQEATNWRAGPPAEVRAREQEKRKAASQEREAKETERKRRKAGGARRSPPGRPRLEPRNAPRVAQLAGLPAPSRPERLGLVGRPPRPFAQLQSDPGAAWARPWGGRRPGPPSYEAHLLLRGAAGTAPRRRWDRPPPYVAPPSYEGPHRTLGAKRGPEPSRAPASSAPAPTPARTEGGCTKKKLDPRIYRDVLGAWGLRQGRGLLGGSPGCRTARPKLESGKGAAEKSLGLAAAGLNSGSDGHPQAKAAGSPGTETAPAGSATTTPSPPRPAPRSRAHLNGSGEGKEGREHSWLRKCWIPSLKKQLPRHSQTLPRPWAPGGTGWRESLGHREGAGPETLEGRRATRRAHTLPRSSRGPTPGEGVFVIDATCVVIRSQYVPTPRTQHVQLLSSGVPRVMGDAPSQAKPKKEEGEGAALFPSSCQKLLTSSRLSHQPGEGREFEAEGGKPADSSLEERASRILGLPVGEVNLQDARTQPGNPEHSALGPAASGGAGSAEASEEAAVVPRRAGRGWARTPGPYAGALREAVSRIRRHTAPDSDSDEAAELSVHSGSSDGSDTEASGAPWRNERPRPREGGKTELSDSMGELLDVTSQTREALFRARDTKGTPHGNRERQ; this comes from the exons atgCTGGATGGCCAGCTATTCTCCGAGGGGCCCGACAGCCCCGGGGAGCTCCAGGATGAAGAGTCTGGCAGCTGCCTCTGGGTGCAGAAATCCAAGCTGCTGGTGATCGAAGTGAAGACTATTTCCTGTCATTATAGCCGCCTCGCCCCTCCTCGACAGCTCATGGACTTCCACGCCAGCCACTGGGCCCGCGGGCCCCAGAGCCGCAC GTGTGGGCCGCGCCCGGGATCCCCTGAGCCGCCGCCCCGCCGACCCTGGGCCTCCAGGGTGCTGCAGGAGGCGACCAACTGGCGGGCGGGGCCCCCGGCCGAGGTTCGAGCCCGggaacaagagaaaaggaaagcagcATCGCAGGAGCGGGAGGCCAAGGAGACCGAGCGAAAAAGGCGCAAGGCTGGTGGGGCCCGAAGGAGCCCCCCAGGTCGGCCCCGCCTGGAGCCTCGGAACGCCCCTCGGGTGGCCCAGCTGGCAGGGCTCCCAGCTCCCTCACGGCCCGAGCGCTTGGGGCTGGTGGGGCGACCGCCCCGTCCATTCGCGCAGCTGCAGAGCGACCCAGGGGCGGCGTGGGCGAGGCCTTGGGGAGGTCGGCGGCCAGGGCCACCAAGCTACGAGGCTCACCTGCTGCTGAGAGGAGCTGCTGGGACAGCCCCGCGACGCCGCTGGGACAGGCCGCCACCCTATGTGGCTCCACCTTCTTACGAAGGCCCCCACAGGACCTTGGGGGCTAAGCGAGGCCCTGAGCCCTCCCGGGCGCCGGCCTCTTCAGCCCCTGCTCCCACTCCGGCCAGGACAGAGGGAGGGTGCACAAAGAAGAAGCTGGATCCTCGGATCTACCGGGACGTCCTTGGGGCTTGGGGTCTCCGACAGGGGCGGGGTCTCTTGGGGGGCTCCCCAGGCTGTAGAACAGCCAGGCCAAAGCTGGAGTCCGGCAAGGGGGCCGCGGAGAAAAGCCTGGGGCTGGCTGCTGCTGGCCTGAACAGTGGTAGCGACGGCCATCCCCAAGCCAAAGCTGCTGGGAGCCCAGGCACGGAGACAGCTCCTGCAGGGTCTGCAACTACGACTCCCAGCCCCCCGCGTCCCGCTCCCAGGTCCAGGGCCCATCTCAACGGCTccggggaagggaaagaaggtaGAGAACACAGCTGGCTCCGCAAATGCTGGATTCCCTCCCTTAAAAAGCAGCTGCCCCGACATAGCCAgaccctccccaggccctgggctccgGGAGGCACGGGATGGAGAGAGTCCCTGGGTCATAGAGAAGGGGCAGGACCCGAGACCTTGGAGGGTCGGCGGGCGACCCGCCGCGCCCACACCCTGCCCCGCAGTTCCCGCGGCCCTACTCCTGGAGAAGGCGTCTTTGTCATTGACGCCACCTGCGTGGTGATACGGTCTCAGTATGTTCCGACCCCTCGTACCCAGCATGTGCAGCTTTTGTCCTCAGGGGTGCCGCGCGTTATGGGGGATGCCCCCAGCCAAGCGAAGCCCAAAAAGGAGGAGGGCGAAGGGGCCGCGCTCTTTCCCTCCTCTTGCCAAAAGCTACTAACGAGCAGCCGCCTTTCACACCAGCCCGGTGAGGGGCGCGAGTTCGAAGCTGAGGGCGGGAAGCCCGCAGACTCCTCATTGGAAGAGCGCGCCTCCCGCATCTTGGGGCTTCCGGTGGGCGAGGTAAACCTGCAGGACGCCCGCACACAGCCAGGTAACCCAGAGCACTCAGCCTTAGGCCCAGCGGCTTCGGGAGGCGCGGGCAGTGCCGAGGCCTCGGAGGAAGCGGCGgtggtcccgcggcgcgcgggcCGGGGCTGGGCGCGGACCCCGGGGCCCTACGCCGGGGCCCTGCGGGAAGCGGTGTCCCGCATCCGCCGCCACACCGCCCCGGACTCGGACTCGGACGAAGCTGCGGAGCTCAGCGTCCATAGCGGTTCTTCTGATGGAAGCGACACAGAAGCCTCGGGCGCCCCCTGGCGGAATGAGCGGCCCCGGCCCCGGGAAGGTGGCAAGACAGAGCTGAGCGACAGTATGGGAGAGCTTCTAGACGTCACCAGCCAAACCAGGGAGGCCCTCTTCAGGGCGAGGGACACTAAGGGGACCCCACATGGAAATAGGGAGCGGCAGTGA
- the PRKAG1 gene encoding 5'-AMP-activated protein kinase subunit gamma-1, giving the protein METATSSDGHPALENEHHQETPESNNSVYTSFMKSHRCYDLIPTSSKLVVFDTSLQVKKAFFALVTNGVRAAPLWDSKKQSFVGMLTITDFINILHRYYKSALVQIYELEEHKIETWREVYLQDSFKPLVCISPNASLFDAVSSLIRNKIHRLPVIDPESGNTLYILTHKRILKFLKLFITEFPKPEFMSKSLEELQIGTYANIAMVRTTTPVYVALGIFVQHRVSALPVVDEKGRVVDIYSKFDVINLAAEKTYNNLDVSVTKALQHRSHYFEGVLKCYLHETLETIINRLVEAEVHRLVVVDENDVVKGIVSLSDILQALVLTGGEKL; this is encoded by the exons ATGGAGACG GCCACTTCTTCAGATGGCCACCCAGCTCTGGAAAATGAGCATCATCAAG AGACCCCAGAATCCAACAATAGCGTGTATACTTCCTTCATGAAGTCTCATCGCTGCTATGACCTGATTCCCACAAGCTCCAAATTGGTTGTATTTGATACTTCCCTGCAG GTGAAGAAAGCTTTCTTTGCTTTGGTGACTAATGGTGTACGAGCTGCCCCTTTGTGGGACAGTAAGAAGCAAAGTTTTGTGG GTATGCTGACCATCACTGATTTCATCAACATCTTGCACCGCTACTATAAGTCAGCCTTG GTACAGATCTATGAGCTGGAAGAACACAAGATAGAAACTTGGAGAG AGGTGTATCTACAGGACTCCTTTAAACCACTTGTCTGCATTTCTCCTAATGCCAG CTTGTTTGATGCTGTCTCTTCATTAATTCGAAACAAGATCCACAGGCTGCCAGTTATTGACCCGGAATCAGGCAACACCTTGTATATCCTCACCCACAAGCGTATCCTCAAGTTCCTCAAATTGTTT ATCACTGAATTCCCCAAGCCCGAGTTCATGTCCAAGTCTCTGGAAGAGCTACAGATTGGCACCTATGCCAACATTGCTATGGTCCGCACTACCACCCCCGTCTACGTGGCTCTGGGCATCTTTGTACAGCATCGAGTCTCGGCCCTGCCAGTGGTGGATGAAAAAG GGCGTGTGGTGGACATCTACTCCAAGTTTGATGTTATC aatCTGGCGGCAGAAAAGACCTACAACAACCTAGATGTGTCTGTGACCAAAGCTCTGCAACATCGATCACATTACTTTGAGGGTGTCCTCAAGTGCTACCTGCATGAGACTCTGGAGACCATAATCAACAGGCTGGTGGAAGCAGAG GTTCACCGACTTGTAGTGGTGGATGAGAATGATGTGGTCAAGGGAATTGTCTCACTGTCTGACATCCTGCAGGCCCTGGTGCTCACAGGTGGAGAGAAGCTCTGA
- the PRKAG1 gene encoding 5'-AMP-activated protein kinase subunit gamma-1 isoform X1, producing MKSHRCYDLIPTSSKLVVFDTSLQVKKAFFALVTNGVRAAPLWDSKKQSFVGMLTITDFINILHRYYKSALVQIYELEEHKIETWREVYLQDSFKPLVCISPNASLFDAVSSLIRNKIHRLPVIDPESGNTLYILTHKRILKFLKLFITEFPKPEFMSKSLEELQIGTYANIAMVRTTTPVYVALGIFVQHRVSALPVVDEKGRVVDIYSKFDVINLAAEKTYNNLDVSVTKALQHRSHYFEGVLKCYLHETLETIINRLVEAEVHRLVVVDENDVVKGIVSLSDILQALVLTGGEKL from the exons ATGAAGTCTCATCGCTGCTATGACCTGATTCCCACAAGCTCCAAATTGGTTGTATTTGATACTTCCCTGCAG GTGAAGAAAGCTTTCTTTGCTTTGGTGACTAATGGTGTACGAGCTGCCCCTTTGTGGGACAGTAAGAAGCAAAGTTTTGTGG GTATGCTGACCATCACTGATTTCATCAACATCTTGCACCGCTACTATAAGTCAGCCTTG GTACAGATCTATGAGCTGGAAGAACACAAGATAGAAACTTGGAGAG AGGTGTATCTACAGGACTCCTTTAAACCACTTGTCTGCATTTCTCCTAATGCCAG CTTGTTTGATGCTGTCTCTTCATTAATTCGAAACAAGATCCACAGGCTGCCAGTTATTGACCCGGAATCAGGCAACACCTTGTATATCCTCACCCACAAGCGTATCCTCAAGTTCCTCAAATTGTTT ATCACTGAATTCCCCAAGCCCGAGTTCATGTCCAAGTCTCTGGAAGAGCTACAGATTGGCACCTATGCCAACATTGCTATGGTCCGCACTACCACCCCCGTCTACGTGGCTCTGGGCATCTTTGTACAGCATCGAGTCTCGGCCCTGCCAGTGGTGGATGAAAAAG GGCGTGTGGTGGACATCTACTCCAAGTTTGATGTTATC aatCTGGCGGCAGAAAAGACCTACAACAACCTAGATGTGTCTGTGACCAAAGCTCTGCAACATCGATCACATTACTTTGAGGGTGTCCTCAAGTGCTACCTGCATGAGACTCTGGAGACCATAATCAACAGGCTGGTGGAAGCAGAG GTTCACCGACTTGTAGTGGTGGATGAGAATGATGTGGTCAAGGGAATTGTCTCACTGTCTGACATCCTGCAGGCCCTGGTGCTCACAGGTGGAGAGAAGCTCTGA
- the PRKAG1 gene encoding 5'-AMP-activated protein kinase subunit gamma-1 isoform X2: protein MATQLWKMSIIKVKKAFFALVTNGVRAAPLWDSKKQSFVGMLTITDFINILHRYYKSALVQIYELEEHKIETWREVYLQDSFKPLVCISPNASLFDAVSSLIRNKIHRLPVIDPESGNTLYILTHKRILKFLKLFITEFPKPEFMSKSLEELQIGTYANIAMVRTTTPVYVALGIFVQHRVSALPVVDEKGRVVDIYSKFDVINLAAEKTYNNLDVSVTKALQHRSHYFEGVLKCYLHETLETIINRLVEAEVHRLVVVDENDVVKGIVSLSDILQALVLTGGEKL from the exons ATGGCCACCCAGCTCTGGAAAATGAGCATCATCAAG GTGAAGAAAGCTTTCTTTGCTTTGGTGACTAATGGTGTACGAGCTGCCCCTTTGTGGGACAGTAAGAAGCAAAGTTTTGTGG GTATGCTGACCATCACTGATTTCATCAACATCTTGCACCGCTACTATAAGTCAGCCTTG GTACAGATCTATGAGCTGGAAGAACACAAGATAGAAACTTGGAGAG AGGTGTATCTACAGGACTCCTTTAAACCACTTGTCTGCATTTCTCCTAATGCCAG CTTGTTTGATGCTGTCTCTTCATTAATTCGAAACAAGATCCACAGGCTGCCAGTTATTGACCCGGAATCAGGCAACACCTTGTATATCCTCACCCACAAGCGTATCCTCAAGTTCCTCAAATTGTTT ATCACTGAATTCCCCAAGCCCGAGTTCATGTCCAAGTCTCTGGAAGAGCTACAGATTGGCACCTATGCCAACATTGCTATGGTCCGCACTACCACCCCCGTCTACGTGGCTCTGGGCATCTTTGTACAGCATCGAGTCTCGGCCCTGCCAGTGGTGGATGAAAAAG GGCGTGTGGTGGACATCTACTCCAAGTTTGATGTTATC aatCTGGCGGCAGAAAAGACCTACAACAACCTAGATGTGTCTGTGACCAAAGCTCTGCAACATCGATCACATTACTTTGAGGGTGTCCTCAAGTGCTACCTGCATGAGACTCTGGAGACCATAATCAACAGGCTGGTGGAAGCAGAG GTTCACCGACTTGTAGTGGTGGATGAGAATGATGTGGTCAAGGGAATTGTCTCACTGTCTGACATCCTGCAGGCCCTGGTGCTCACAGGTGGAGAGAAGCTCTGA